One stretch of Desulfovibrio sp. UCD-KL4C DNA includes these proteins:
- a CDS encoding DUF2975 domain-containing protein — protein sequence MEKIRRMSLILKYVFWLILILIPVTDFFGWMYLDGVGDFFIRPEGLGDFFVAPEIVGIQLSGKMLGFAASLPLALLEIFSMWQMIKLFTLYSEGKIFTADNTICFSRAAWAFLLSELISPIVQIGTTYAATMHNGIGERLILIDINDTNLGGILLACVVLAISWVMDEGRKLSEDAELTV from the coding sequence ATGGAAAAAATCAGACGTATGAGTCTTATTTTGAAGTATGTGTTTTGGTTGATTCTAATTTTAATTCCTGTAACAGACTTCTTTGGCTGGATGTATCTGGATGGAGTAGGTGATTTCTTTATTCGGCCAGAAGGTCTTGGAGATTTTTTTGTAGCTCCAGAGATAGTAGGAATTCAGCTATCTGGTAAAATGCTCGGTTTTGCAGCATCATTGCCACTGGCTTTGCTCGAAATATTTAGCATGTGGCAGATGATTAAACTTTTTACTCTTTATTCAGAGGGAAAGATCTTCACTGCTGATAACACTATTTGTTTTAGCCGTGCAGCTTGGGCTTTTTTATTAAGTGAACTTATTTCTCCTATTGTTCAGATTGGTACTACTTATGCAGCTACAATGCATAACGGCATTGGGGAACGTCTGATTTTAATAGATATAAACGATACCAATTTAGGCGGAATTTTATTGGCATGTGTTGTCCTGGCTATCTCTTGGGTTATGGACGAAGGGCGTAAGCTTAGTGAAGACGCAGAGTTAACAGTCTAG
- a CDS encoding 4Fe-4S dicluster domain-containing protein: MLKMTSTVLKNLFSKSSTRMYPFEVREPFPLYRGELFNDIDTCIFCKKCAIKCPSQCITVSKNKENGTGIWTCDPFACVYCSICVDVCPTQSLHMKPNHRKPSATREMIDMTGKVKVPKKKAAPKKTE, translated from the coding sequence ATGCTTAAAATGACTTCAACCGTACTGAAGAACCTTTTTTCAAAAAGTTCTACCAGAATGTACCCTTTCGAAGTTCGTGAGCCATTTCCTCTTTATAGAGGTGAACTGTTTAACGACATCGACACGTGTATCTTCTGTAAAAAGTGCGCAATAAAATGCCCATCGCAGTGTATTACTGTTTCAAAAAACAAAGAAAACGGAACCGGAATCTGGACATGTGACCCATTTGCCTGCGTTTACTGCAGCATCTGCGTGGATGTTTGTCCTACCCAGAGTCTGCACATGAAACCTAATCATCGTAAACCATCAGCAACTCGCGAAATGATTGACATGACAGGTAAAGTGAAAGTTCCAAAAAAGAAAGCAGCACCTAAAAAAACTGAATAG
- a CDS encoding helix-turn-helix transcriptional regulator, producing MAILINLDVMLAKRKVSSKDLAEAIGITPQNLSVLKTGRAKAIRFSTLNSICHFLDCQPGDILEYVSGNEDFEKKSNLDD from the coding sequence ATGGCGATATTAATAAATTTAGATGTGATGTTAGCAAAACGAAAGGTTTCATCAAAGGATTTAGCCGAAGCTATCGGCATAACCCCTCAGAATTTATCTGTACTCAAAACAGGAAGAGCAAAGGCTATACGGTTTTCAACTTTAAACTCAATTTGTCATTTTTTGGACTGCCAGCCCGGAGATATTCTAGAATATGTGAGTGGCAATGAAGATTTTGAAAAAAAAAGTAACTTAGACGATTAA